TAGAACCGGAGAAAGAAATCGTACTTACCATCGCAGAATCGGATATGGTAGATATTATCCAGAGTTCTATTACCGAGGCAGTAAAACTTGATGAACCTGGAATGGGTATAGGATTTGTGCTTCCTATAGAGAAAGTGTTTGGCATTTCTCGCTATTTCTGTGACGTCCAGGACACATTACAGAAAAATCTTAAATCACAATAACCTCTTACCTGAGGGTAAATATGAATACCTTTTTCCCATTTGTGTTTATTGAAGCATCAAGAAAAACAATCTCATCTGTTGTGTCTTTGTGTATAATTTAATTATATCTGAGACATTTATTGACTATTTAATAATCTTGACGAGAATCAGGTTTGGTGGTTTTCATAAATGGAGAGAAAATTGAGAAAAGGATCTTCGAAGAACTTAACTTTATCAAAAAACAACTTGGGGAAATGAAAGAACATATGGTAGACATAGATGCCCTACTCACTGCAGAAGAAAAGGAGATTGTTTCTAAAAGCTTTGAAAACGAGAAGAAAGGAAAACTCATAAACTTTAAAAACTTTTAATAACCGGAGTTTAAAATGTTTGAAGTTTTCCTTGACACTCAAGTTCAAAATTTTTTGAGATCTGCAGACGGAATTACTTTTGCACGGGTCAGGGAAGTCTTTCAAGAGCTTGCCCTTGATCCTGTCCCTCGGGGTGCAAAAAGAACAATTGAGAGTCCGGAAAAACTTTTCAGGCTGAGGTCCAGACATTTAAGGTTACTTTATAGAATTAATTATGAAAAAGAAGCAGTTGTAATTCTGATTATCGAACCTTTGATTCGTATGTATCGCTAAATAAGATTAACGGGAAAAAGCTTAATATAGGCTAAGTTAAAATAAAGTTTAAAAAAGCATGCTTTAACGTGCAGAATACATACTACAGATCTGTTGTAATAAAACAGGAAACTTGAGACTAACGATACAGTTGTGACTGTGGAATAAATCCGGTGAGATTATATCTTAAACATTTATCCAATCACTAATTTTTGCAATTCTCCTCTTTGCTTTCTCCCCTTTCCTGAATCAGAGCTTTTTTGTTTCTTGATTGGTTACTTAAAATACGGGATCAAAAGAAGCAAACTTTGAGTCCTGGGGCCGGCTCATCTACTATATATTATTGAAGAAAATAAAAAGACTTTAAATTTGCTCTCTTACCATAGCACTTATAATTCTGCTTGGGTTGCTTAGCATGTTTTTCCCTAATTTATGAGACGATCAACGTTCTACCTTTTCCTATTATAGCCTGTTGCATCAATCATTTCATCCAGGACTGGCCGCAGAAAATCAAAAGAAGTACAAAGAGGCAAATACAAAATATTATTTCAGCCTGTCTTAAAAAATTGTCAACCATAATACTATACCACCAACATATTTTGTATATTATCTCCTGTTTCATCTTTTAAATGTATTTTATATTGTCTCGCATTAGTTTATACATCTGATGACATATCAATTTAATTGATATTGTAAATCTAGTTTTTTCGGCTAAACAACTAAATTAATTTACTAATGTTTCTTTGCATATTTCACCTCTCTGGCTTCCAAAATATAGAAACCTCGCTTCTATCTATATTGTTTTTTTCTTCCATTTCTCTTTGAATATTGATCAATTTTCGCAATCTTCCGGCGGTCTCTTTGAGATTAGTCGGACACTGTGATTGAAGAGCATCTCTTCTATATATGGAATCTTTTCCTATTCCTATACCATTATTGCCGGATCATTTTTTTTATTACAATATTTTTAAAATTAAAAAGTATCTTTGT
The genomic region above belongs to Methanosarcina horonobensis HB-1 = JCM 15518 and contains:
- a CDS encoding P-II family nitrogen regulator, which gives rise to MSSEGDFVLVVTIVKKGWGDDVVKASRKAGAQGGTILFGRGTGIHENKSILGLMIEPEKEIVLTIAESDMVDIIQSSITEAVKLDEPGMGIGFVLPIEKVFGISRYFCDVQDTLQKNLKSQ